One stretch of Segatella copri DNA includes these proteins:
- a CDS encoding 4Fe-4S binding protein, which yields MAKYKAQSEHDRCVACGVCVKVCPKDALSIYRGCYAVVNEDLCIGCGICERNCPAGVMHKVLR from the coding sequence ATGGCAAAATACAAGGCTCAAAGCGAGCACGACCGCTGCGTGGCATGTGGTGTTTGCGTAAAGGTGTGTCCCAAGGATGCCCTCAGCATCTACCGGGGATGTTATGCAGTAGTGAATGAGGATCTGTGCATAGGTTGCGGCATCTGTGAAAGGAATTGTCCGGCAGGAGTCATGCACAAGGTATTGAGATAA
- a CDS encoding C-GCAxxG-C-C family protein, with product METRKEIAAEKKRCGSHNCTQAVVCTYYDYTGIDEDTLKNVGNAFAAGMGNMEGTCGALVGAGVVLGLATKDKAKAIKAMRQIMTQFQQRNGATQCRLLKGVGTGKVLRECPLCVADAAEFLEELLDKLTDQ from the coding sequence ATGGAAACAAGAAAAGAAATTGCAGCAGAAAAGAAGCGTTGTGGATCTCATAACTGTACCCAGGCAGTGGTTTGTACCTATTATGATTATACAGGTATCGACGAAGATACCCTCAAAAATGTGGGCAATGCCTTTGCAGCGGGAATGGGAAATATGGAAGGAACCTGCGGTGCCCTCGTAGGAGCAGGTGTGGTATTGGGTCTTGCCACCAAAGATAAGGCAAAGGCTATCAAGGCGATGCGACAGATTATGACCCAATTCCAGCAGCGCAACGGAGCTACCCAGTGCAGGCTTCTCAAGGGCGTAGGTACGGGAAAGGTCCTCAGAGAATGCCCGCTCTGCGTAGCCGATGCGGCAGAATTTCTGGAAGAGCTGTTGGATAAACTAACCGATCAGTAG
- the ccsA gene encoding cytochrome c biogenesis protein CcsA, which produces MNKLKSFIISLAAIIIIVMMAATFVENSKGTAFAQTHIYSSLWFVIAWAILAVVSFIYMLKHRLFRRISVWMVHMAFLIILLGALTSWLTSKSGDVYLRQGVPSKELVLKDKTIEQLDFTLKLKDFKVINYPGTDAPMDYVSEITADNEPVNISMNNIGQYQGYRFTQAGYDEDMKGTHLGVYYDPYGIAITYIGYFILFVALLNMLISKRTNMRRFYHLAVDQQAAKTLLLTILLAMPAFLSPVQAQELRKVDNQIADDFGKICVLYNSRICPINTVATTFVTKLSGKPSWNGMTANQIFCGWVFDVANWENAKMIEVKSKEAQEVLGITGKWASFSDFWNQYNEYKLDKPLKEAYRSGNKELQKNLRDADEKFNIIRMLYNGELLRMYPYTDKNGNITWLAPGEKNVHGYLPPKEWYFVRKSMDYLAESIIMNNEDRAKTLISKIYDYQHIRGEKVIPSQTAIYAELTYNVINTLRWPIILYLTVALLAVIASTIRLNDRKRKIQTIISTSLAGIMLLQTTIVIGLRWYISGHLPISNGYETMQFLAWSVLLITLLLRKRFSIILHYGPLLAAFALLVAMITDSNPQLTQLMPVLQSPLLSVHVMVIMFSYALFGLMALIGIQGIIAHIRKDTALESKLAALSQFLLYPAVALIAVGIFIGAIWANVSWGKYWSWDAKETWALITMLIYAAPLHNDIRWMHKPLHIHIYMLIAFLSVLMTYFGVNYFLPGMHSYA; this is translated from the coding sequence ATGAACAAGCTTAAGAGTTTTATAATCAGTTTAGCCGCCATCATCATCATTGTGATGATGGCAGCTACCTTTGTTGAGAATTCCAAGGGAACCGCATTTGCCCAGACCCATATCTACAGTTCGCTATGGTTTGTCATAGCATGGGCTATTCTGGCGGTAGTCAGCTTCATCTATATGCTGAAGCATCGCCTGTTCCGCCGTATCTCTGTATGGATGGTCCACATGGCATTCCTTATCATCCTGCTGGGTGCACTCACCTCCTGGCTTACCTCTAAGAGCGGCGATGTCTATCTGCGTCAGGGAGTACCAAGCAAGGAACTGGTGCTGAAAGACAAGACCATCGAACAACTTGACTTCACCTTGAAGCTGAAAGACTTCAAGGTCATCAACTATCCGGGCACCGATGCACCGATGGATTATGTTTCGGAAATCACAGCCGACAACGAACCCGTGAATATCTCAATGAACAATATCGGACAGTATCAAGGCTACAGATTCACCCAGGCTGGCTATGATGAGGACATGAAGGGCACTCACCTGGGTGTATATTATGATCCCTATGGGATAGCCATCACCTACATAGGCTATTTCATCCTGTTCGTAGCATTGCTTAATATGCTCATCAGCAAGCGTACCAACATGCGAAGATTCTATCATCTTGCCGTAGATCAGCAGGCAGCCAAGACGCTCCTGCTTACCATATTGCTGGCTATGCCGGCATTCCTGTCACCTGTCCAGGCACAGGAACTGAGAAAAGTAGATAATCAGATAGCTGATGACTTCGGCAAAATTTGCGTACTCTACAACAGCCGCATCTGCCCTATCAATACAGTAGCCACCACCTTCGTCACCAAACTCAGCGGCAAACCATCCTGGAACGGGATGACTGCCAACCAGATTTTCTGCGGCTGGGTATTTGATGTAGCCAACTGGGAAAATGCTAAAATGATTGAAGTGAAAAGCAAAGAGGCTCAGGAGGTACTGGGAATAACCGGCAAGTGGGCTAGTTTTTCTGATTTCTGGAACCAATACAACGAGTACAAACTCGACAAGCCGCTGAAGGAGGCTTACCGTAGCGGCAACAAGGAACTGCAGAAGAACCTCCGTGATGCAGATGAAAAATTCAACATCATCAGAATGCTCTATAATGGCGAACTGCTTCGCATGTATCCCTATACCGACAAGAATGGCAATATCACATGGCTGGCACCGGGCGAAAAGAACGTCCATGGCTACCTGCCACCTAAGGAGTGGTACTTTGTAAGGAAATCCATGGATTATCTTGCCGAAAGTATCATCATGAACAATGAGGATCGTGCCAAGACACTGATCAGCAAGATATACGATTACCAGCACATTCGTGGAGAAAAGGTGATTCCTTCGCAGACTGCCATCTATGCAGAACTGACATACAACGTCATCAACACCCTGCGCTGGCCTATCATACTCTATCTTACCGTGGCACTCCTGGCTGTCATCGCTTCTACCATCAGACTCAACGACAGGAAGAGGAAGATTCAGACCATCATCAGTACATCGCTTGCAGGAATCATGCTGCTGCAGACTACCATTGTTATCGGATTAAGATGGTATATCTCAGGCCATCTGCCTATATCCAATGGTTATGAGACGATGCAGTTTCTGGCATGGTCGGTATTGTTGATTACCTTATTGTTGAGAAAACGATTCAGCATCATCCTGCACTACGGACCTTTATTGGCTGCATTTGCGCTATTGGTAGCCATGATTACAGACAGCAATCCGCAGCTCACCCAGCTGATGCCGGTATTGCAGTCACCATTACTGTCGGTACATGTCATGGTTATCATGTTTTCTTATGCGCTGTTCGGCTTGATGGCATTGATAGGCATTCAGGGCATTATCGCCCATATCAGAAAGGACACGGCATTGGAGTCAAAGCTTGCAGCCCTCTCCCAGTTTCTGCTCTACCCTGCCGTAGCGCTGATAGCAGTAGGAATCTTCATCGGTGCCATCTGGGCAAATGTCAGTTGGGGAAAATACTGGAGTTGGGATGCCAAGGAAACATGGGCTCTCATCACCATGCTCATCTATGCAGCTCCTCTTCACAACGACATCAGGTGGATGCATAAGCCGCTGCATATACATATCTATATGCTTATCGCCTTCCTCAGCGTACTGATGACCTATTTCGGTGTGAACTACTTCTTGCCGGGTATGCACTCGTATGCATAA
- a CDS encoding di-heme oxidoredictase family protein translates to MISKYTKTAGLLSLSLACISCSNSTSTSAIDDIIDIGKPTEKTDMPEDYYTGGELGTVFNLSSAAYEQPAPAIEKQGLSHAFSMGEYFFEKPFTQTEEPFKGLGPLYIRSSCQHCHLGYGHGKRQTKYDSSQQGNGYILMITDENDIVVQSFGWVAMGKATAPFKPQFDEKKVNIDWNEYTDEWGNKFDDGETYSLIYPEVTLEEGCIYGKLIDKDGKEVPMSKAKVRLESTIGFIGTGLIDAIPDEDILQQYRNEGKHATLNPQFWNNDTKDFVKNSDGTLAVENGGIVYKFDYALDRASVMSDASFWEVQNVTRDDFRSHYIPKEYWQFAAQDPEVTSKFYEYYPEWNKTGDPAKDIITFGNATDLPVEMKESDYINYMVWHRGIGIPAARNTTTEDFKEGKRLFSQIGCANCHRPTWTTGEDKIRDPYNRFSSDDTRMVHYPNQKIWPYTDLVQHRLFMKNDLRTGWCKTAPLWGRGLMQICAGHSDRLHDCRARNTLEAIMWHGCCSEGGKSDAHWAVENFRKLSKEQRQQVIKFVDSI, encoded by the coding sequence ATGATTTCAAAATATACAAAAACAGCAGGATTACTATCATTAAGCCTAGCATGCATCTCTTGCAGCAACAGTACATCAACGTCAGCCATAGATGACATCATCGACATAGGTAAACCAACCGAAAAGACAGATATGCCAGAAGACTACTATACTGGCGGAGAACTCGGAACAGTTTTCAATCTCTCTTCAGCCGCTTACGAGCAACCAGCTCCGGCTATTGAGAAACAGGGCCTTTCCCATGCATTCTCTATGGGAGAATACTTCTTTGAAAAGCCTTTCACACAAACAGAAGAACCGTTCAAGGGCTTAGGCCCACTCTATATACGCTCATCATGCCAACACTGCCACTTAGGCTACGGACATGGCAAGCGACAAACCAAATATGATTCAAGCCAACAGGGAAACGGCTATATCCTCATGATTACAGACGAAAACGACATAGTAGTCCAGTCATTCGGATGGGTAGCCATGGGAAAGGCTACGGCTCCTTTCAAGCCACAGTTTGATGAGAAGAAAGTAAATATCGACTGGAATGAATACACCGACGAATGGGGCAATAAATTTGACGACGGCGAGACTTACTCTCTCATCTATCCAGAGGTAACTCTGGAAGAAGGTTGCATCTATGGAAAGCTCATAGACAAGGATGGAAAGGAAGTGCCGATGTCGAAGGCAAAAGTAAGACTGGAATCAACCATCGGTTTTATAGGCACAGGTCTCATTGATGCCATCCCAGACGAGGACATCCTGCAACAATATCGCAACGAAGGCAAGCATGCTACACTTAATCCTCAATTCTGGAACAATGATACTAAAGATTTCGTGAAGAATTCCGACGGAACATTGGCTGTAGAGAATGGAGGTATCGTTTATAAGTTTGACTATGCACTAGACCGTGCCTCAGTGATGAGTGATGCTTCGTTCTGGGAAGTTCAAAACGTAACACGAGATGATTTCCGTTCGCATTATATACCTAAGGAATACTGGCAGTTTGCCGCACAGGATCCTGAGGTAACCAGCAAATTCTACGAGTATTATCCAGAATGGAACAAAACAGGAGACCCTGCCAAAGACATCATTACCTTCGGAAACGCAACAGACCTACCCGTTGAGATGAAAGAATCAGACTACATCAACTATATGGTATGGCACCGTGGTATTGGTATTCCTGCTGCCCGAAATACGACAACAGAAGATTTCAAGGAAGGCAAGCGTCTCTTCAGCCAGATAGGTTGTGCCAACTGTCACCGACCAACCTGGACAACCGGAGAAGACAAGATAAGAGACCCATACAATCGTTTCAGTTCAGATGATACCCGTATGGTTCACTATCCCAACCAGAAAATCTGGCCTTATACCGATCTGGTACAGCATCGATTGTTCATGAAGAACGATCTTCGTACTGGCTGGTGCAAGACGGCACCACTTTGGGGACGTGGACTCATGCAGATATGTGCAGGACATTCTGACAGATTGCACGACTGCAGGGCACGCAACACACTGGAAGCCATCATGTGGCATGGTTGTTGCTCAGAAGGAGGCAAGAGCGATGCTCACTGGGCGGTAGAAAACTTCCGCAAGCTGAGCAAAGAACAGCGCCAACAAGTTATCAAATTTGTAGATTCAATTTAA
- a CDS encoding di-heme oxidoredictase family protein, with product MKKKQLIPLFCAALAMMSCSDSKSSVDDVIDLGGGGSTSEKSEEYYAGGKLGTTTLQGANAYKQPTPAVEQQGFGAAFQIGEALFERDFNTNTDGAFAGLGPLYVRQGCLYCHPAYGHGKRQKRYRYSDMGNGYLLVIYDKKTNAYIYSVAGMPQTGAVEPFKPQIDETKINIDWKHYTDEWGNKFADGETYDLIYPEVTIPADAYYSPVTVKRDGKEVVIPNDQVAEEIGIRLESTIGIYGTGLTDAIPDEEITKQWESESKYFNSVGKTDALNPAMWNQAENKWNSYYSNSMQGDGTKYVRRYTYALSRGPLLDAAGANAIWNITNVTRPDRRYHYLSLDGKIYATTAMNDADVQKGFPEYINKVDPEKKHTDWHTDDVKQNIYNYLMAKDLDVEMTGEQYKNFMVWHRGLAVPAARNVGTEKYEEGKKLFNEIGCASCHRPSWTTGDDNIQDPNKYLTNSDMPRYANQKIWPYTDFVQHRLFMENDIRTGWCRTTPLWGRGLSKLCTGAEDRLHDCRARNTLEAIMWHGNAKSDARFAIEKFRNLTSDQRAAIIFFCESI from the coding sequence ATGAAAAAAAAACAATTAATTCCATTATTTTGCGCCGCTCTAGCTATGATGAGCTGTAGCGACAGCAAATCATCTGTAGATGATGTGATTGATCTCGGTGGAGGCGGCAGCACTTCTGAAAAGTCAGAAGAGTATTATGCTGGTGGTAAGCTCGGTACTACGACACTCCAAGGTGCCAATGCCTACAAGCAGCCAACTCCTGCCGTAGAGCAGCAAGGTTTCGGAGCAGCCTTCCAGATTGGTGAGGCACTCTTTGAGCGCGACTTCAATACCAATACCGATGGAGCATTCGCTGGTCTTGGTCCGCTCTATGTACGTCAGGGTTGCCTCTATTGCCATCCTGCATATGGTCATGGCAAGCGCCAGAAGCGCTACAGATACTCAGATATGGGTAACGGATACCTGCTGGTTATCTACGACAAGAAGACCAACGCCTACATCTACTCTGTAGCAGGTATGCCACAGACTGGTGCTGTTGAGCCATTCAAGCCACAGATTGATGAAACGAAGATCAATATCGATTGGAAGCACTATACAGACGAATGGGGCAACAAGTTTGCTGATGGTGAGACTTACGACCTGATTTATCCTGAGGTAACCATCCCTGCAGATGCCTATTACTCACCAGTTACCGTGAAGAGGGACGGCAAGGAAGTAGTGATTCCAAACGATCAGGTGGCAGAAGAAATCGGTATCCGTCTTGAATCTACCATCGGTATCTATGGTACAGGTCTTACTGATGCTATTCCTGATGAGGAAATCACCAAGCAGTGGGAATCTGAGAGCAAGTATTTCAATTCTGTGGGCAAGACTGATGCCTTGAACCCAGCTATGTGGAACCAGGCTGAGAACAAGTGGAACAGCTACTATTCCAATTCTATGCAGGGAGACGGTACCAAATATGTCCGCCGCTATACATACGCTTTGAGCCGTGGTCCGCTGCTCGATGCTGCCGGTGCCAACGCTATCTGGAACATCACCAATGTTACCCGTCCAGACCGTCGCTACCACTACCTCAGTCTTGATGGCAAGATTTATGCTACCACAGCCATGAACGATGCAGACGTGCAGAAGGGTTTCCCTGAGTATATCAACAAGGTTGACCCTGAGAAGAAGCATACCGACTGGCACACCGACGATGTAAAGCAAAACATCTACAACTACTTGATGGCAAAAGACCTCGATGTAGAGATGACTGGCGAGCAGTATAAGAACTTCATGGTATGGCACCGTGGTCTTGCTGTTCCTGCAGCCCGCAATGTGGGTACAGAGAAGTACGAGGAGGGCAAGAAACTTTTCAATGAGATTGGTTGTGCATCTTGCCACCGTCCATCCTGGACAACTGGCGACGACAACATTCAGGATCCAAACAAGTACTTGACCAACAGCGATATGCCTCGTTATGCCAACCAGAAGATCTGGCCATATACCGACTTCGTACAGCACCGTCTCTTCATGGAGAACGACATCCGTACCGGCTGGTGCCGCACCACTCCACTCTGGGGCCGTGGCTTGTCTAAGCTCTGTACAGGTGCTGAAGACCGTCTGCACGACTGCCGTGCCCGCAACACGCTGGAGGCTATCATGTGGCATGGCAATGCTAAGAGTGATGCCCGTTTCGCTATCGAGAAGTTCCGTAACCTCACTTCAGATCAGCGAGCAGCCATCATCTTCTTCTGTGAATCCATTTAA